The stretch of DNA AGTCCCTCGCCCGGGGGTTTCCCGTCGGAGGCGTAGAAGTCCTGCCCGGCGATCTTCACCGGGTCGAACAGGTCGAACTCCGAGAGCGGTTCCATGATCTTGGGGTTGTTGTACCCAAGCGGCGCCGCGGCGACGTGGCTGGTGAAGTCCATCAGCACGTTGCCGTCGACGTCGGTACAGAACGGGCCCTCGGCGGGCGCGGTGTGGTCCCAGACGAACTCGTAGACGTACGTGCTCGGTGCGGCGAACTCGTGGTGGTAGTCGACCCATTCCGTGGCTCGGTCGCCGGGGAGGTCGGTGACCTCCGGCTCCGCGGTATCCCGGTCCATGCTTGAGAGAGCGGGGGGGTCGTTGTTAAGCTGGCGGTCCGCTCAGAACCCCGGCCCGAACAGGATCGCCGCCCCCGCCACCGCCGCGGTGACGCCAAGCAGCAGCACCGACCAGATCGCGACCGAGCGGGCGAACCGTCGCGGCCCCGACAGCGTGAGCCCGGCCTTGACCGCGATGCTCGACGCCGACGCGAGCAGGACGGCGATCACGGCTGGCCCGCCGCCGACGCCGCCGCCGATGTACAGAAGCGTCGCCGACGTGGTCGCACCCGCCGAGGAGACCAACCCCGAGATCGCGGCGCTGACGAACAGCCCCGCGGTGCCGAAGCGGGCCTGTGCGAACGCCGAACCGACGAGGATCACCGCGAACACCGCGCCGAAAGTGAGCGCGTTCCGCATCGAGAACGGGCTCTCCAGCTCGACTTCGAGCGACGTGTCCCAGTCGGCGGTCAGCGCGGCCGCACCCACGCTCGCGAGCACCAGCGCGCCCAGCGGCGCCGCCGCCGCGACGAGCACGGGTACGCCCGAGGTGAGGGTGAAAAAGAGGACGATCCCGAGGTTGCGCGCGGCCATCGCGGCGTCGGCCAGCAGCACCGCGGCGACGGCGTACTCCGTCACCGAGTCGCGCTGGCGGACGTGATCGAGCATCGAGCCCACGACCGCGGTCGACGACGCCAGCCCGCCGAAGAAGCCCGTGATTGCGACGCCGCGACCGCCGTAGGTCCGCACCAGCGCGTAGTTCGCGATCCCGATCCCCGCGACGGTGACGACCATCAGCCACGCCACCCGGGGCGGGAAGCCGACGCCGAAGAGGTCCACCTCCTCGGCGGGCAGGATCGGGTAGATCACGAACGCGAGCACGGCGAACTCCGTCGAGGAGCGCAGTTCGGCGCGGTCGAGGTCGCCGGCGAAGGAGTGGAGCTCCCGTTTGAGCACTAGCAGCGCAGAAGAGATCACCGCCACCGTCACCCCCTCGATCACCAGCCCCCCCGCCACGAGCGCGCCGATCCCGTAGGCGACGAACATCGAGACGCTGGTGGTCAGCGAGAGCGAGGCGTCGGCGCTGTCGCTCTGGAGCTCTCGGACCGCGAGCAGCCCGCCCATCAGCAGGACGAGCAGGCCGCCGACCGCCACCAGCGCGCCGGTCGCAGCGACACGCTCGGCCAGCAGCGTCGTCGTCGCGCCCGACAGCGTCAACAGCGAGAACGTCCGCACGCCCGCCGACTTCTCGGACCACTCCCGTTCGAGCCCGAGAAACAGCCCCAGCGCGCCGGCGATCGTCAGCCTGACCACCGGCTCCGAAAGGGGGGCGGCGAACAGCGTGTCGGCCTGCAGCGGCAGCATGGGTCGCTACGTACCGCACCCGGCACGTAAAGCTCTAGGGGCCCGTGCGCCCCCCGGGTCGGGAACACGCTTATACTCGCGCCGGTCCCCTCGGGAGGTATGGAGTTCTCGGAGGTCGACAAGGGGCGACTGGCGTGGGGGGCGCTCGGCCTCGCGCTCGCCGGCGCGCTGGCGTTCGTCGCCTACTCCTTCGTCGGGACGCTCGTGTTCGGCCTCTTCGTCTACTACGCGACGCGGCCGATCTACCGGCAGCTCCGGCGCGCCCTCGACAGCCCCAGCCTCGCCGCCGGCGTCTCGCTGTTCGCGCTGGTGTTGCCGGCGCTGGCGCTAGTGGGCTATGCGGTCACCATCGTGCTCCAGGAGCTCGACCGCTACGCCCAGACGACCACGATCGACGTCGAACAGCTCGGTATCGACCCGGCGCTGCTGGACGGGATCGCGGACCCGGAGAGCCTGCTGCAGGAGGGGACGGTGGAGATGCTCACGTCGGCGGAGCTCTCGGAGCTGCTCCAGCCGATCGAGTCGGCGTTCGGCACCGTCGCGGTGCTGGGCATCGCCGGCATTCACCTGTTCGTGATGCTGGCGATGGCGTTCTACCTGCTGCGGGAGGACCACCGGCTCGCGCGCTGGTTCGTCCGGAACTTCGACGACGACCGGGGGATCGTCCGGACGTTCTTCGGCGCGGTCGATCGGGACTTCAACTCGATCTTCTTCGGCAACATCCTCAACGCGATCCTGACCGGCACGATCGGCGTGATCTCCTACTCCGTGCTGAACGTGTTCGCACCGCCGGGCGGGTCGATCCCGGCGCCCGCGCTGGTGGGGATGCTCGCCGGCATCGCGAGCCTGATCCCCGTCGTCGGGATGAAGCTCGTCTACGTCCCGGTGGCGCTGGTGCTTGCGGTCCAGTCGGCGCTCGCGGGGACGGCGGGCGGGTTCGCGTTCGTCATCGCCTTCGCCGCGGTGTCGTTCGTGATCGTCGATACGATCCCCGATCTGGTGCTCCGACCGTACGTCTCCGGGCGCTCGCTCCACGTCGGCGCGCTGATGCTCGCGTACACCCTCGGCCCGCTGCTGTTCGGCTGGTACGGCATCTTCCTGATGCCGATGCTGCTGGTGTTCGTCGTCCACTTCACCCGCATCGTCCTCCCCGAGCTCGTCGCCGCGGAGCCGATCGAGCCGTACGCTGTCGACCCGAGCTACATCACCGTCGGCGTCGGGGAGGAGTTCGAGTTCGCGGAGGGCGGCGACGACACACCGGAGACGGGGACCGAAGGCGAGGGTTAGTCTAGGTCGAGGTACTGGTCCTCCCACTCTCGACGTGCCTCGATCTCGCGGGTCCCGCGGCGGGTCAGCGTGTAGTAGTTGGTTCGACGGTCGCGTTGGCCCTTCTCGACGAGCCCCTTCTCGACCAGCGTGTCGAGGTTCGGGTAGAGCCGCCCGTGGTGAATCTCCGACTCGTAGTACTCCTCCAGTTCCTCCTTGATCGCCAGTCCGTGTGGATCGCCCTCGCCCGCGATGACGTACAACAGGTCGCGCTGGAACCCGGTGAGGTCGTACATAGTGTTACTTTCCTACTATTTCGGAACGCTGATAAAGATTACGCAGATATCGGTTTTAGGGCCGTTGACGCCGGCCAACGTCGGTAGTCGGGGAGAAATCTGATCTGACGATTCGACGTATCCGTCACGACGGAGCAGTGACTGACGGACGTGAGAACGAAAACGCCGGGCGGGCCGAGAAAACCGGCCGTGCCCGGCGTCGAAACGGTCCCCGCTGACGCTTCGGCCCTCCAGACGAAGCGTCATCGGTCGTTGGCAGTCCCCCCTGTTAAACGTAGCGTTGTCCCGAATCCGACACTAGATATGCTCCTCCTCGAGCACCCACCCCAGCGCCCGCTTGTAGTAGGTGAACATCTCCCTGACGCCCTCGTGGTTCATCTCCTCGCTGTCGAGCTGTTCCTGCAGGAACTCGTACTGCTCGCGGATTTCCGACTCGTCGCGCATGCGGGTGGGTAGAACCCGCGGGCGCTTGGGTGTGACGGCGGAACAAACGACCGCGTCGGTTACTGATCTCGCTACTCGCGGCTCACGCCGCTCGTCGCTCCGAGGCGGTTTGCCTCGCCGGAGGCGAGTTTTCCCGCCTCGCTACTCCCGCTCCAGCCGCTGGAGCCCGTGCCAGATCGCGTCGACCATGCGCTTTTCCCCCTCGCCGTCGGCGTCGTCCCAGCCGCGGGCCAGCGCGTCCTCGACGACGGGCAGCGAGTGGTTCTCGAAGTTGTTCATCCCCCGGAACGCCTCCAGCGCGTCGCGCTGGGGCTCGGCGAATGCGGCGACGGTCTCCGCATCTTCGGTGTCGAGGT from Halolamina sediminis encodes:
- a CDS encoding MgtC/SapB family protein, which produces MLPLQADTLFAAPLSEPVVRLTIAGALGLFLGLEREWSEKSAGVRTFSLLTLSGATTTLLAERVAATGALVAVGGLLVLLMGGLLAVRELQSDSADASLSLTTSVSMFVAYGIGALVAGGLVIEGVTVAVISSALLVLKRELHSFAGDLDRAELRSSTEFAVLAFVIYPILPAEEVDLFGVGFPPRVAWLMVVTVAGIGIANYALVRTYGGRGVAITGFFGGLASSTAVVGSMLDHVRQRDSVTEYAVAAVLLADAAMAARNLGIVLFFTLTSGVPVLVAAAAPLGALVLASVGAAALTADWDTSLEVELESPFSMRNALTFGAVFAVILVGSAFAQARFGTAGLFVSAAISGLVSSAGATTSATLLYIGGGVGGGPAVIAVLLASASSIAVKAGLTLSGPRRFARSVAIWSVLLLGVTAAVAGAAILFGPGF
- a CDS encoding AI-2E family transporter, which codes for MEFSEVDKGRLAWGALGLALAGALAFVAYSFVGTLVFGLFVYYATRPIYRQLRRALDSPSLAAGVSLFALVLPALALVGYAVTIVLQELDRYAQTTTIDVEQLGIDPALLDGIADPESLLQEGTVEMLTSAELSELLQPIESAFGTVAVLGIAGIHLFVMLAMAFYLLREDHRLARWFVRNFDDDRGIVRTFFGAVDRDFNSIFFGNILNAILTGTIGVISYSVLNVFAPPGGSIPAPALVGMLAGIASLIPVVGMKLVYVPVALVLAVQSALAGTAGGFAFVIAFAAVSFVIVDTIPDLVLRPYVSGRSLHVGALMLAYTLGPLLFGWYGIFLMPMLLVFVVHFTRIVLPELVAAEPIEPYAVDPSYITVGVGEEFEFAEGGDDTPETGTEGEG
- a CDS encoding PadR family transcriptional regulator encodes the protein MYDLTGFQRDLLYVIAGEGDPHGLAIKEELEEYYESEIHHGRLYPNLDTLVEKGLVEKGQRDRRTNYYTLTRRGTREIEARREWEDQYLDLD